In Providencia rettgeri, the following proteins share a genomic window:
- the secE gene encoding preprotein translocase subunit SecE, with product MSANSEAQGSGRSADIFKWVIVCALLIIAIVGNYYFRQYNLALRAFAVVAVVAIAGAVALWTTKGKATLAFAREARVEMRKVIWPTRQETLQTTLIVAAVTAVMSLILWGLDGILVRLVSFITSLRLF from the coding sequence ATGAGTGCGAATAGCGAAGCTCAAGGAAGTGGACGCAGTGCAGACATCTTCAAGTGGGTCATTGTCTGTGCCTTATTAATAATTGCTATTGTTGGTAATTATTACTTCCGTCAATATAATCTCGCGCTGCGTGCTTTTGCAGTTGTGGCTGTTGTCGCTATTGCAGGTGCTGTCGCTTTATGGACCACAAAAGGTAAAGCAACACTGGCGTTTGCACGCGAAGCTCGCGTCGAGATGAGAAAAGTCATTTGGCCTACTCGCCAGGAAACATTACAAACTACTTTAATTGTTGCTGCAGTAACGGCTGTAATGTCATTAATACTGTGGGGACTAGATGGTATTCTGGTGCGTTTAGTTTCATTTATTACAAGCCTGAGGTTATTCTAA
- the tuf gene encoding elongation factor Tu gives MSKEKFERSKPHVNVGTIGHVDHGKTTLTAAITTVLAKTYGGAARAFDQIDNAPEEKARGITISTSHVEYDTPTRHYAHVDCPGHADYVKNMITGAAQMDGAILVVAATDGPMPQTREHILLGRQVGVPYIIVFLNKCDMVDDEELLELVEMEVRELLSQYDFPGDDTPVVRGSALKALEGNPEWEAKIVELAEHLDSYIPEPERAIDKPFLLPIEDVFSISGRGTVVTGRVERGIIKVGEEVEIVGIQDTVKTTCTGVEMFRKLLDEGRAGENVGVLLRGTKREEIQRGQVLAKPGSIKPHTKFESEVYILSKDEGGRHTPFFKGYRPQFYFRTTDVTGTIELPEGVEMVMPGDNINMIVTLIHPIAMDDGLRFAIREGGRTVGAGVVAKIIA, from the coding sequence GTGTCTAAAGAAAAATTTGAACGTTCAAAACCGCACGTTAACGTTGGTACTATCGGCCACGTTGACCACGGTAAAACTACTCTGACAGCAGCTATCACTACTGTTCTGGCAAAAACTTACGGCGGTGCTGCTCGTGCGTTCGATCAAATCGATAACGCACCTGAAGAAAAAGCGCGTGGTATCACCATCTCTACTTCACACGTAGAATATGATACTCCAACTCGCCACTACGCACACGTAGACTGCCCAGGACACGCCGACTATGTTAAAAACATGATCACTGGTGCTGCTCAGATGGACGGTGCAATTCTGGTTGTTGCTGCGACTGATGGCCCAATGCCACAAACGCGTGAGCACATCCTGTTAGGTCGCCAAGTAGGCGTTCCTTACATCATCGTTTTCCTGAACAAATGTGACATGGTAGACGACGAAGAGCTGTTAGAATTAGTTGAAATGGAAGTTCGTGAACTTCTGTCTCAGTACGATTTCCCAGGCGATGACACTCCAGTTGTTCGCGGTTCAGCACTGAAAGCGCTGGAAGGCAACCCAGAGTGGGAAGCGAAAATTGTTGAATTAGCAGAGCACCTGGACAGCTACATCCCAGAGCCAGAGCGTGCAATTGACAAGCCATTCCTGCTGCCAATCGAAGACGTATTCTCAATCTCAGGTCGTGGTACAGTAGTAACAGGCCGTGTTGAGCGTGGTATCATCAAAGTTGGTGAAGAAGTTGAAATCGTTGGTATTCAAGACACGGTTAAAACAACTTGTACTGGCGTTGAAATGTTCCGTAAACTGCTGGACGAAGGTCGTGCGGGTGAGAACGTTGGTGTTCTGCTGCGTGGTACTAAACGTGAAGAAATTCAACGTGGTCAAGTACTGGCAAAACCAGGTTCAATCAAGCCACACACTAAATTCGAATCAGAAGTTTATATTCTGAGCAAAGATGAAGGTGGTCGTCATACTCCATTCTTCAAAGGTTACCGTCCACAGTTCTACTTCCGTACAACTGACGTAACAGGTACTATCGAACTGCCAGAAGGCGTAGAGATGGTAATGCCAGGTGATAACATCAACATGATCGTTACCCTGATCCACCCAATCGCGATGGACGACGGTTTACGTTTCGCAATCCGTGAAGGTGGCCGTACTGTAGGTGCGGGTGTTGTTGCAAAAATCATTGCATAA
- the tusC gene encoding sulfurtransferase complex subunit TusC, whose amino-acid sequence MPHGNASGREGLDALLATSALTEDIQVFFLSDGVYQLLANQHPAEVLARDYIVTFKILPLYDIEKIYLCGASLQERGLGENGEWVVTPTILNKKEIRAKIAECDVVLNF is encoded by the coding sequence ATGCCCCATGGAAATGCCAGTGGCCGAGAAGGGCTAGATGCATTATTAGCAACTTCAGCGCTGACAGAAGACATTCAGGTGTTTTTTCTCTCTGATGGAGTCTATCAGCTTCTAGCAAACCAACACCCTGCGGAAGTGCTTGCCCGAGATTACATCGTAACATTTAAAATATTGCCGCTATATGACATTGAAAAAATTTATCTCTGCGGTGCTTCGTTACAAGAAAGAGGGTTGGGAGAGAATGGTGAATGGGTTGTGACACCAACAATTCTCAACAAGAAAGAGATCAGAGCTAAAATAGCGGAATGTGATGTGGTGCTTAATTTTTAA
- the rpsG gene encoding 30S ribosomal protein S7, translating into MPRRRVIGQRKILPDPKFGSELLAKFVNILMVDGKKSTAEAIVYNALETLAQRSGKTELDAFELALDNVRPTVEVKSRRVGGSTYQVPVEVRPVRRNALAMRWIVDAARKRGDKSMALRLANELSDAAENKGSAVKKREDVHRMAEANKAFAHYRW; encoded by the coding sequence ATGCCACGTCGTCGCGTAATAGGTCAACGTAAAATTCTTCCAGATCCTAAGTTCGGATCAGAATTACTGGCCAAATTTGTAAATATCCTGATGGTAGACGGGAAAAAATCTACTGCTGAAGCAATCGTATATAACGCACTTGAGACCCTTGCTCAGCGTTCTGGTAAAACTGAACTTGATGCATTCGAATTAGCACTGGATAACGTGCGTCCGACTGTGGAAGTTAAATCCCGCCGTGTTGGTGGTTCAACTTACCAAGTTCCAGTTGAAGTTCGCCCGGTTCGTCGTAATGCCCTGGCAATGCGTTGGATCGTTGATGCTGCTCGTAAACGCGGTGATAAATCTATGGCACTTCGCCTGGCAAATGAATTATCAGACGCTGCTGAGAACAAAGGTTCCGCTGTTAAGAAACGTGAAGACGTTCACCGTATGGCAGAAGCTAACAAGGCGTTCGCACACTACCGTTGGTAA
- the tusD gene encoding sulfurtransferase complex subunit TusD: MSNINSLTYCLVVTGPAYGTQQAASAYQFAKALLEEGHILKTLFFYREGVFNANQLTSPATDEFNLVAAWQELAKQSGCEMHICVSAALRRGVVDQEQAQSLSLPTANLAEGFIMSGLGSLAEAMITTDRTIQF, translated from the coding sequence ATGAGTAATATCAATTCGTTAACTTATTGCTTAGTTGTGACTGGCCCCGCTTACGGTACACAACAAGCAGCAAGTGCGTATCAATTTGCAAAAGCCCTTCTTGAAGAAGGGCATATATTGAAAACACTCTTTTTTTATCGAGAGGGGGTTTTCAATGCGAACCAGCTCACATCACCGGCAACAGATGAATTTAATTTAGTTGCAGCTTGGCAGGAACTTGCAAAACAATCTGGGTGTGAAATGCATATCTGTGTTTCCGCTGCGTTACGTCGAGGAGTGGTTGACCAAGAACAAGCGCAGAGTTTATCTCTTCCAACGGCTAACCTTGCTGAGGGCTTTATCATGAGTGGGTTAGGGAGCCTTGCGGAAGCGATGATAACCACAGACCGAACGATTCAATTCTAA
- the nusG gene encoding transcription termination/antitermination protein NusG has product MSDSPKKRWYVIQAFSGFEGRVAQSLREHIKLHAMEDSFGEVMVPTEEVVEIRSGQRRKSERKFFPGYVLVQMVMNDDSWHLVRSVPRVMGFIGGTSDRPAPISDKEVDAIMNRLQQVGDKPRPKTLFEPGEMVRVSEGPFADFNGVVEEIDYEKSRLKVSVSIFGRATPVELDFGQVEKA; this is encoded by the coding sequence ATGTCCGATTCACCTAAAAAGCGCTGGTATGTCATTCAGGCATTCTCTGGTTTTGAAGGTCGCGTAGCACAGTCTTTACGTGAACATATCAAATTACATGCTATGGAAGATTCTTTTGGCGAAGTTATGGTTCCAACAGAAGAAGTTGTTGAAATCCGTAGCGGTCAGCGCCGTAAGAGTGAACGTAAATTCTTCCCAGGCTATGTCTTAGTCCAAATGGTCATGAATGATGACTCTTGGCACTTAGTACGTAGTGTACCGCGTGTAATGGGGTTCATTGGCGGGACGTCAGATCGTCCAGCGCCAATTAGCGATAAAGAAGTTGATGCTATAATGAACCGCTTACAACAAGTTGGTGATAAACCACGTCCGAAAACATTGTTTGAACCAGGTGAAATGGTTCGCGTTAGCGAAGGCCCATTTGCTGACTTTAACGGTGTTGTTGAAGAGATTGATTATGAAAAGAGCCGCTTAAAAGTCTCTGTTTCTATCTTTGGTCGTGCAACTCCAGTCGAATTGGATTTTGGTCAGGTAGAAAAAGCCTAA
- a CDS encoding helix-turn-helix transcriptional regulator — MSDSIQSHDLSDINILDNQPFSETDHEILKSYEAAVDGLAMLIGGHCEIVLHSLEDLNCSAVRIANGQHTGRKIGSPITDLALRMLHDMADEESNVSKAYFTKAKSGDLMKSVTIAIRNRKQRVIGLLCINMNLDVPFSEIIQSFVPETKQEVTSDVNFASSVDDLVAQTLEYTIEEVGGDRNVSNNAKNKQVVLNLYEKGIFDIKDAINQVADRLNISKHTVYLYIRQFKSGE; from the coding sequence ATGTCTGATTCTATACAATCACACGATCTCAGCGATATTAACATATTGGATAACCAACCATTTTCTGAGACAGACCATGAAATTTTAAAATCATATGAAGCCGCGGTGGATGGTCTGGCAATGCTAATTGGTGGGCATTGTGAAATTGTTCTTCACTCTTTAGAAGATCTAAACTGCTCTGCAGTCAGAATCGCAAATGGCCAGCACACTGGGCGTAAAATCGGCTCACCGATAACAGACCTTGCGTTGAGAATGTTGCATGATATGGCAGACGAAGAATCGAATGTTTCGAAAGCTTATTTTACGAAAGCAAAAAGCGGCGACTTAATGAAATCCGTGACTATTGCCATTCGTAACCGCAAACAACGTGTGATTGGCTTACTATGCATTAATATGAACCTAGATGTGCCATTCTCTGAAATTATTCAATCGTTTGTTCCAGAAACCAAACAAGAAGTTACTTCCGATGTGAACTTCGCCTCTTCAGTTGATGATCTTGTCGCGCAAACACTCGAATATACGATTGAAGAAGTAGGCGGTGACCGTAATGTTTCTAATAATGCGAAAAATAAGCAAGTGGTTCTTAACTTATACGAAAAAGGCATTTTCGATATTAAAGATGCCATTAACCAAGTTGCAGATCGCCTGAATATTTCTAAACACACCGTGTACTTATACATTCGTCAATTTAAGAGTGGTGAATGA
- the fusA gene encoding elongation factor G — MARQTPIARYRNIGISAHIDAGKTTTSERILFYTGVNHKIGETHEGSATMDWMEQEQERGITITSAATTAFWSGMAKQYEPHRVNIIDTPGHVDFTIEVERSMRVLDGAVMVYCAVGGVQPQSETVWRQANKYKVPRIAFVNKMDRMGANFLRVVEQLKSRLAANAVPLQLPVGAEESFTGVIDLLKMKAIKWNDEDQGVTFEYEDIPANMQEAAEEWHNNLIETAAEASEELMEKYLGGEELTEAEIKAALRQRVLASEIILVTCGSAFKNKGVQAMLDAVIDYLPAPTDVPAINGILDDGKDTPAERHASDDEPFSSLAFKIATDPFVGNLTFFRVYSGVVNSGDTVLNAVKAKKERFGRIVQMHANKREEIKEVRAGDIAAAIGLKDVTTGDTLCAVDAPIILERMEFPEPVISVAIEPKTKADQEKMGIALGRLAQEDPSFRVSSDEETNQTIIAGMGELHLDVLVDRMRREFKVEANVGKPQVAYREAITMKVTDIEGKHAKQSGGRGQYGHVVIDMFPLNKNDKDGVQMDYEFANDIKGGVIPTEYIPAVDKGIQEQLKSGPLAGYPVVNMGVRLHFGSYHDVDSSELAFKLAASIAFKDGFKKAKPVLLEPIMKVEVETPEDYMGDVIGDLNRRRGMIEGMDDLPTGKVVRAQVPLSEMFGYATDLRSQTQGRASYSMEFLKYNEAPNNVAQAVIEARNAK, encoded by the coding sequence ATGGCCCGTCAAACGCCCATAGCACGTTATCGTAATATCGGTATCAGTGCACACATCGACGCCGGTAAAACCACAACTTCTGAACGTATTCTGTTCTATACTGGTGTAAACCATAAAATTGGTGAAACTCACGAAGGTTCTGCAACAATGGACTGGATGGAGCAGGAGCAAGAGCGTGGTATTACTATCACATCTGCAGCGACTACTGCATTCTGGTCTGGTATGGCAAAACAGTATGAGCCACACCGTGTTAACATCATCGACACCCCAGGACACGTTGACTTCACCATCGAAGTAGAACGTTCTATGCGTGTTCTCGATGGCGCAGTAATGGTTTACTGTGCGGTTGGTGGTGTTCAGCCACAGTCTGAAACTGTATGGCGTCAGGCTAACAAATATAAAGTTCCACGTATCGCGTTCGTTAACAAAATGGACCGTATGGGTGCGAACTTCTTACGTGTTGTTGAGCAATTAAAATCACGTTTAGCAGCTAATGCAGTTCCACTGCAATTACCAGTCGGCGCAGAAGAGTCGTTCACTGGTGTTATTGACTTGCTGAAAATGAAAGCAATCAAGTGGAACGATGAAGACCAGGGCGTTACCTTCGAATACGAAGATATCCCTGCAAACATGCAAGAAGCAGCTGAAGAGTGGCACAACAACCTGATCGAAACCGCAGCAGAAGCATCAGAAGAACTGATGGAAAAATATCTGGGCGGTGAAGAACTGACTGAAGCAGAAATTAAAGCTGCATTACGTCAACGTGTTCTTGCAAGCGAAATTATCCTGGTTACCTGTGGTTCTGCATTTAAGAACAAAGGTGTTCAGGCGATGCTGGATGCTGTTATTGATTACTTACCTGCGCCAACAGATGTACCTGCAATCAATGGTATTCTGGACGATGGTAAAGACACTCCTGCTGAGCGTCACGCAAGTGATGATGAGCCATTCTCATCATTAGCATTTAAAATTGCAACCGACCCATTCGTTGGTAACTTAACGTTCTTCCGTGTTTACTCTGGTGTTGTTAACTCAGGTGACACAGTACTGAACGCAGTTAAAGCGAAGAAAGAACGTTTTGGCCGTATCGTACAGATGCACGCTAACAAACGTGAAGAGATTAAAGAAGTTCGCGCTGGTGACATCGCGGCTGCAATCGGTCTGAAAGACGTAACTACAGGTGATACTTTATGTGCTGTTGATGCACCAATCATCCTGGAGCGTATGGAATTCCCAGAGCCAGTAATCTCTGTTGCAATCGAACCAAAAACAAAAGCTGACCAAGAAAAAATGGGTATCGCATTAGGCCGTCTGGCTCAAGAAGACCCATCATTCCGCGTATCAAGTGATGAAGAGACTAATCAGACTATCATCGCTGGTATGGGTGAATTACACTTGGATGTTCTGGTTGACCGTATGCGTCGTGAATTTAAAGTTGAAGCGAACGTTGGTAAACCTCAAGTTGCTTACCGTGAAGCAATCACTATGAAAGTGACTGATATCGAAGGTAAACACGCGAAACAATCTGGTGGTCGTGGTCAGTACGGTCATGTCGTTATCGATATGTTCCCACTGAACAAAAACGATAAAGACGGCGTTCAAATGGATTACGAATTTGCCAACGACATCAAAGGTGGTGTAATTCCAACTGAATACATCCCTGCCGTTGACAAAGGTATCCAAGAGCAGCTGAAATCTGGTCCATTAGCTGGTTACCCTGTTGTTAACATGGGTGTTCGTTTACATTTCGGTTCTTACCATGATGTTGACTCCTCTGAATTGGCGTTTAAACTTGCGGCTTCAATCGCGTTTAAAGATGGCTTCAAAAAAGCTAAACCAGTTCTGCTTGAGCCAATCATGAAAGTTGAAGTGGAAACACCAGAAGACTACATGGGTGATGTTATTGGTGACCTGAACCGTCGTCGTGGTATGATTGAAGGTATGGATGACCTGCCTACTGGTAAAGTCGTTCGTGCACAAGTACCATTGTCAGAAATGTTCGGTTATGCTACTGACCTGCGTTCTCAGACACAAGGTCGTGCTTCATACTCTATGGAGTTCCTGAAGTACAATGAAGCACCAAACAACGTTGCACAAGCTGTAATCGAAGCTCGTAACGCTAAATAA
- the tusB gene encoding sulfurtransferase complex subunit TusB, producing the protein MLYTLATSPFKCDFSAVLGFITAEDVVLLMQDGVVAAVAQSPFLATLQKTGAQLYALDVDINARGLQNILSTTVSVITYQGFVKLTEVQKQHFAI; encoded by the coding sequence ATGCTGTATACATTAGCAACATCTCCATTTAAATGTGATTTTTCTGCGGTGCTCGGTTTTATTACGGCTGAAGACGTAGTTTTACTGATGCAGGACGGCGTGGTTGCGGCAGTCGCACAGTCGCCTTTTCTTGCGACATTACAAAAAACAGGCGCGCAATTGTATGCTTTGGATGTCGACATCAACGCTCGCGGGTTGCAAAATATCCTCTCAACCACCGTTTCTGTGATCACATATCAAGGTTTTGTGAAGCTAACAGAAGTCCAAAAACAACATTTTGCTATATAA
- the rpsL gene encoding 30S ribosomal protein S12, translated as MATINQLVRKSRSSKVVKSNVPALEACPQKRGVCTRVYTTTPKKPNSALRKVCRVRLTNGFEVSSYIGGEGHNLQEHSVILIRGGRVKDLPGVRYHTVRGALDCSGVKDRKQARSKYGAKKPKA; from the coding sequence ATGGCAACTATTAATCAGCTGGTACGCAAATCCCGTAGCTCGAAAGTTGTGAAAAGCAACGTTCCAGCACTGGAAGCTTGCCCGCAAAAACGTGGCGTATGTACTCGTGTATATACTACCACTCCTAAGAAACCAAACTCAGCATTACGTAAAGTATGCCGTGTTCGTTTAACTAACGGTTTCGAAGTTTCTTCCTACATCGGTGGTGAAGGCCACAACTTGCAGGAGCACTCCGTTATCCTTATCCGTGGTGGTCGTGTTAAAGACTTACCAGGTGTGCGTTATCACACCGTTCGCGGTGCACTGGACTGTTCTGGTGTTAAAGACCGTAAGCAAGCTCGTTCTAAATACGGCGCGAAGAAACCTAAGGCTTAA